A genomic stretch from Camelus ferus isolate YT-003-E chromosome 17, BCGSAC_Cfer_1.0, whole genome shotgun sequence includes:
- the LOC116657209 gene encoding uncharacterized protein LOC116657209, which yields MNGMYQFQPELQECAPPPRQGTQPTVEGRGPRGLGAGSGGTGVLMDGAHAHLSLGMCVCARAHTRRGTYNLGTYTETLQRGTHSGTCHPHHDLHKQMHIVGVFAHTEPCTHVHPPPPHKRIAVECIQNTVGPHTRQRHTDAHSVVHTHRDPQTHLEGGPRGTASVSLADRPKAESPKVLGTKHHALIPLSALLAWPSGPQASWEELHWCGVVDGAPLTQVLVFLVLCHCLRASAAAAAAWRNGALVGPSVQPHSPGPPTQPLAATAASQPSGPARSSLLQCLPGPAPAGHRVSRGTWGKQASRPHGNQASCQTFHSSIRPFIYPSRNYLLSACVMPGTTVIPISQDTPVPVPTSLQIPAHTYTLFGFPMILKLLISYGNPDFCLFGKMGKSDVRPAKLPPRLPEYCRWPRALPSAAAGLCLSWGCLTPPQVGFCVCGRGPQPKQGQPSVAGGPGFTPLI from the coding sequence ATGAATGGAATGTACCAATTCCAGCCTGAGCTCCAGGAATGcgccccacctcccaggcagggcaCTCAGCCCACAGTGGAAGGGCGAGGTCctcgggggctgggggcggggtctGGGGGCACCGGCGTCCTGATGGATGGGGCACACGCCCACCTCAGcctggggatgtgtgtgtgcgcgcgggCGCACACACGGAGGGGAACGTACAACCTCGGCACgtacacagagacactgcagagGGGCACACACAGTGGTACATGCCATCCACACCATGATCTCCACAAACAAATGCACATAGTAGGGGTATTTGCACACACAGAGccgtgcacacacgtgcaccccccacccccgcacaaACGCATTGCTGTGGAGTGCATACAGAACACAGTGGGCCCGCACACACGTCAAAGGCACACTGATGCCCATAGCgtagtgcacacacacagagaccccCAGACACACTtggagggaggccccaggggaacagcctcagtctccttagcAGACAGGCCAAAGGCAGAGAGCCCCAAAGTCTTGGGCACAAAACACCATGCGCTgattcctctctctgccctgctggcctggcctTCGGGGCCTCAGGCCTCGTGGGAGGAGCTACACTGGTGTGGTGTTGTGGATGGGGCGCCACTAACTCAGGTTCTTGTGTTTCTGGTTTTGTGCCACTGCCTCAGGGCTTCAGCAGCGGCAGCTGCTGCCTGGAGAAACGGCGCACTAGTGGGTCCCTCAGTCCAGCCCCACAGCCCCGGTCCTCCCACCCAGCCTCTCGCTGCCACGGCTGCCAGCCAGCCCTCAGGTCCAGCCAGGTCCAGCCTGCTCCAGTGCCTCCCTGGGCCTGCTCCCGCTGGGCACCGTGTCTCCCGTGGGACATGGGGTAAACAAGCCTCGAGGCCCCATGGGAACCAGGCATCCTGCCAGActttccattcatccatccgtccattcatctatccatccaggAATTATTTGCTCAGTGCCTGTGTCATGCCAGGCACCACAGTGATCCCCATCAGTCAGGACACCCCAGTCCCCGTCCCCACCTCCCTGCAAATTCCAGCTCACACATACACTCTGTTTGGCTTCCctatgattttaaaacttttgatttcCTATGGAAACCCAGATTTctgtctttttggaaaaatgggGAAGTCTGACGTCAGGCCTGCCAAGCTGCCCCCCCGACTGCCGGAGTACTGCCGCTGGCCCCGCGCCCTGCCATCCGCTGCCGCTGGCCTGTGCTTATCTTGGGGCTGCTTGACACCCCCCCAGGTCGGCTTTTGTGTTTGTGGCAGGGGCCCCCAGCCCAAGCAGGGACAGCCCTCAGTGGCTGGAGGGCCTGGATTCACTCCTCTAATTTAG